In Streptomyces nojiriensis, one genomic interval encodes:
- a CDS encoding GAF domain-containing protein, whose protein sequence is MGDPSVALPGGADPAARTRELRRAHAAFTRDGRVEGPVRAVIARSWRRSARARLSPECAPRVELPEAELRPYREGHPLARVMPLFRDLVGAFAAHGAHLLAVCDARGSLLWVEGEPGTLRRAEGLGFVPGARWAESAMGTNAPGTAVATGEPVQVFGAEHFSRRVHPWTCAAAPVRDPRTGRLLGAVDITGGDGLAHPHSLGFVRAVARAAEAQLTLLEPDPPAAGDTLAALGQDEALLVTAGRKLRLGRRHSEIMALLAHHPEGLSGEELTIALYEDESVSPVTLRAEISRLRALLGPSAPLSRPYRTAGPLDADFTALTRQLATGAVSAALHHYPGPLLPASTAPGIVRLRRRIEDQARAAVIARADAGLLTDWVCSPWGADDPQAWRALAAALPPERRPAALARVHALDRELGARPDAGGRRRATYPQPARS, encoded by the coding sequence ATGGGCGATCCGTCGGTGGCGCTGCCGGGCGGGGCCGATCCGGCCGCGCGCACGCGCGAACTACGGCGGGCCCATGCCGCGTTCACCCGGGACGGGCGGGTCGAGGGGCCGGTCCGGGCGGTCATCGCGCGCTCCTGGCGGCGGAGCGCGCGGGCCCGGCTCAGCCCGGAGTGCGCGCCCCGGGTGGAGCTCCCGGAGGCGGAGCTGCGCCCGTACCGCGAGGGGCATCCGCTGGCCCGGGTGATGCCTCTGTTCCGGGATCTCGTCGGAGCGTTCGCCGCGCACGGGGCGCATCTGCTGGCGGTGTGCGACGCGCGGGGCAGCCTGCTGTGGGTGGAGGGCGAACCGGGCACGCTGCGCAGGGCCGAGGGCCTCGGCTTCGTCCCGGGTGCGCGCTGGGCGGAGTCGGCGATGGGGACCAACGCGCCCGGGACGGCGGTCGCGACGGGAGAGCCCGTGCAGGTCTTCGGGGCCGAGCACTTCAGCCGCCGGGTGCACCCGTGGACCTGCGCGGCGGCTCCGGTGAGGGATCCCCGGACGGGCAGGCTGCTGGGCGCGGTGGACATCACCGGGGGCGACGGCCTGGCCCATCCGCACTCCCTGGGCTTCGTGCGGGCGGTGGCCCGGGCGGCGGAAGCCCAGTTGACCCTGCTCGAACCGGATCCGCCGGCCGCCGGGGACACCCTCGCCGCCCTCGGCCAGGACGAGGCGCTGCTGGTCACCGCCGGTCGCAAGCTCCGGCTGGGGCGGCGGCACAGCGAGATCATGGCGCTGCTCGCACACCATCCCGAGGGCTTGTCGGGCGAGGAGCTGACGATCGCCCTGTACGAGGACGAGTCGGTGTCACCGGTGACGTTGCGCGCCGAGATCTCCCGGCTGCGCGCCCTGCTGGGCCCGTCGGCGCCGCTTTCGCGCCCTTATCGCACGGCCGGTCCGCTGGACGCGGATTTCACCGCCCTGACGCGGCAGTTGGCTACCGGGGCGGTGTCCGCGGCCCTCCACCACTACCCCGGCCCCCTGCTGCCGGCCTCCACCGCGCCCGGCATCGTCCGGCTGCGGCGCCGGATCGAGGACCAGGCGCGGGCGGCCGTGATCGCGCGGGCGGATGCCGGGCTGCTGACCGACTGGGTGTGCAGCCCGTGGGGCGCGGACGACCCGCAGGCGTGGCGGGCGCTGGCGGCGGCGCTGCCGCCGGAGCGCCGGCCGGCCGCGCTGGCCCGCGTACACGCCCTGGACCGGGAGCTCGGCGCGCGTCCCGACGCCGGTGGACGGCGGCGTGCAACGTATCCGCAACCTGCGCGCTCCTAG
- a CDS encoding SWF or SNF family helicase, which produces MNTRDPYEKTFPAVPAATRGRGFAHTWWGHAWLRALEDSALDGTQVKQGRRYARSGAVGAVSVRPGGLTAVVRDPDGTAHRTDVLIQEFTEAEWDRLLDLAAAEAGHIAALLDREVPPELAEDAAAAGVELLPGIGDLDPRCDCGEWDHCPHTAALCYQVARLLDQDPFVLLLLRGRGEREVVDELAERSAAEADAASEAGADAGARQTPADEGIPAAEVFAAGALLPALPPLPELPPVPGQPPTLDTETGAEPELDVDAVEFLAQAAAAEARRRLAEALAPGHADRAPAAPLTLSEDAVRLTAEAGDFRVRSRLAAATRRSRAELELAVRAWGFGAAPGLAALEDDRTPSRSELARARAALAAAWADEEAPVLRRVRARWTQEGTGRQLRLGRDGRWWPFRREGGQWVPSGPSAPDPGSALEADPAP; this is translated from the coding sequence ATGAACACCCGAGACCCCTACGAGAAGACCTTCCCCGCCGTGCCGGCCGCCACCCGCGGCCGCGGCTTCGCCCACACCTGGTGGGGCCATGCCTGGCTGCGCGCGCTGGAGGACAGCGCGCTCGACGGGACGCAGGTCAAGCAGGGGCGCCGGTACGCGCGCTCGGGCGCGGTCGGCGCGGTGTCGGTGCGCCCCGGCGGGCTCACCGCGGTGGTGCGCGATCCGGACGGAACGGCGCACCGGACGGACGTGCTGATACAGGAGTTCACGGAAGCGGAATGGGACCGCCTGCTGGATCTGGCCGCCGCGGAGGCCGGGCACATCGCGGCGCTGCTCGACCGGGAGGTGCCGCCGGAGCTCGCCGAGGACGCGGCCGCGGCCGGGGTGGAGCTGCTGCCCGGCATCGGGGACCTCGATCCGCGCTGCGACTGCGGCGAGTGGGACCACTGCCCGCACACGGCGGCGCTCTGCTACCAGGTGGCCCGGCTGCTGGACCAGGACCCCTTCGTGCTGCTGCTCCTGCGGGGCCGCGGCGAGCGCGAGGTGGTGGACGAACTGGCGGAGCGGAGCGCGGCGGAGGCGGACGCGGCATCAGAGGCCGGCGCGGACGCGGGCGCTCGGCAGACGCCCGCCGACGAGGGGATCCCGGCGGCGGAGGTCTTCGCGGCCGGCGCTCTCCTTCCCGCCCTGCCCCCGCTGCCGGAACTGCCGCCGGTGCCGGGCCAGCCGCCGACGCTGGACACGGAGACCGGAGCGGAACCGGAACTCGATGTGGACGCCGTGGAGTTCCTGGCGCAGGCGGCCGCGGCCGAAGCCCGTCGGCGGCTCGCGGAAGCGCTGGCTCCGGGCCACGCCGATCGCGCCCCGGCGGCCCCGCTCACGCTCTCCGAGGACGCCGTACGACTCACGGCCGAGGCCGGTGACTTCCGGGTCCGCTCCCGCCTGGCGGCGGCTACCAGGCGCAGCCGGGCCGAACTGGAACTGGCCGTACGGGCCTGGGGCTTCGGCGCGGCCCCGGGCCTGGCGGCGCTGGAGGACGACCGGACGCCGAGCCGGAGCGAACTGGCCCGTGCCCGCGCGGCCCTGGCCGCGGCCTGGGCGGACGAGGAGGCGCCGGTGCTCCGCCGGGTCCGCGCCCGCTGGACGCAGGAGGGCACCGGCCGCCAGCTCCGGCTGGGCCGGGACGGGCGCTGGTGGCCGTTCCGCCGCGAGGGCGGGCAGTGGGTTCCGTCGGGGCCCTCCGCCCCGGACCCGGGCTCGGCGCTGGAGGCCGATCCCGCCCCATGA
- a CDS encoding DEAD/DEAH box helicase has protein sequence MLSEISDLIHHHCAVFLPADPPRCGRIAFWQTDGTSPGVPAGAGTPSGASTPAGAGTPAGAGGPEELTVVTPDLRRATVVTRVLSVDEALPLLTRARSATAQAGAGAGAFWGAAALLALRFAARGQLLPGLSPAGHDAWRIGPLEPADLDEVRELAAAMPPAAHCLPLNADGPPRLPAPEPLLRAFLDAVADTLPRSPAAPAAAGGPAYADRPPRLHPELRGWAAEVAAGHDAGVRISLRIELDRVLDPAAAQPAKAAAAFRAVLQMHSLADAALVVDAADVWAGSGAAAAAFPPGARMDALRALRRASRLWPPLAPLLGAAVPDAVELADDEVTELLGEASAALAADGVQVHWPRGLLRDLSARAVLGSPDDTPATARPSGLLSPGALLSFSWHHALGDQGDLTRAELDRLAEAKRPLVRLRDQWVLVDPAEARRARARQDRKIAAADALAAVLTGSAEIDGERVDVEATGPLEGLRARLAADPQEAPEAPDTPEASGAPPELRATLRDYQLRGLHWLVRMTSLGLGACLADDMGLGKTVTLIALHLHRNRPQAPGTDPATAGPTLVVCPASLLGNWQREIEKFAPGTPVRRFHGPGRSLTGLTEPTGPTGPTGGFVLTTYGTMRVHAPELAAIRWGMVVADEAQHVKNPRSATAKALRTIPAPARVALTGTPVENDLAELWAILDWTTPGVLGRLGAFRSRYADPVESGRDPQAAARLSALVRPFLLRRKKSDPGIAPELPPKTETDHAVALSREQTSLYEAVVRETLAAISEADGMERRGLVVKLLTSLKQICNHPAHYLREHGPSERGAKEAGGGADRSGKLELLDELLDTILAEGGSVLVFTQYVAMARILEKHLAGRGIASQFLHGGTPVPRREELVDRFQAGEVPVFLLSLKAAGTGLNLTRAGHVIHFDRWWNPAVEEQATDRAYRIGQTQPVQVHRIIAEGTVEDRIAQLLARKRALADAVLAGGEGALTELTDAELAELVALRPAARGE, from the coding sequence GTGCTCTCCGAGATCTCCGACCTCATCCACCACCACTGCGCCGTGTTCCTTCCCGCCGACCCGCCGCGCTGCGGGCGGATCGCCTTCTGGCAGACCGACGGCACGTCGCCCGGCGTCCCTGCCGGTGCCGGTACCCCCTCCGGTGCCAGTACCCCTGCCGGTGCCGGTACCCCTGCCGGTGCCGGCGGCCCGGAGGAGCTCACGGTCGTCACCCCCGACCTGCGTCGAGCCACCGTGGTCACGCGCGTCCTGTCCGTGGACGAAGCCCTGCCCCTGCTCACCCGCGCCCGGTCCGCGACAGCCCAGGCCGGTGCCGGTGCCGGTGCGTTCTGGGGCGCCGCCGCGCTGCTCGCCCTGCGCTTCGCCGCACGCGGGCAGCTCCTGCCCGGGTTGAGCCCCGCCGGCCACGACGCCTGGCGGATCGGGCCGCTGGAGCCCGCCGACCTCGACGAGGTCCGGGAACTGGCCGCCGCGATGCCGCCCGCCGCCCACTGCCTTCCGCTGAACGCCGACGGGCCGCCCCGGCTGCCCGCGCCGGAGCCGCTGCTGCGGGCCTTCCTCGACGCCGTCGCCGACACGCTGCCCCGCTCCCCCGCCGCCCCCGCGGCAGCCGGTGGCCCCGCCTACGCCGACCGCCCGCCGCGGCTCCACCCCGAGCTGCGCGGATGGGCCGCCGAGGTGGCCGCCGGCCATGACGCCGGAGTCCGGATCTCCCTGCGCATCGAGCTCGACCGGGTCCTCGACCCGGCCGCGGCTCAGCCCGCCAAAGCCGCCGCCGCCTTCCGGGCGGTCCTGCAGATGCACAGCCTGGCCGACGCCGCCCTCGTCGTCGATGCCGCCGACGTCTGGGCCGGATCCGGTGCCGCCGCGGCCGCCTTCCCGCCCGGCGCGCGGATGGACGCTCTCCGCGCCCTGCGCCGCGCCTCGCGGCTGTGGCCCCCGCTCGCCCCGCTGCTGGGCGCGGCCGTCCCGGACGCGGTCGAACTCGCCGACGACGAGGTCACGGAGCTGCTCGGCGAAGCCTCCGCCGCCCTGGCCGCCGACGGGGTCCAGGTGCACTGGCCGCGCGGGCTCCTGCGCGACCTGAGCGCCCGGGCCGTCCTCGGCTCCCCCGACGACACCCCTGCCACCGCCCGCCCCTCGGGTCTGCTCTCCCCCGGCGCCCTGCTCTCCTTCAGCTGGCACCACGCCCTCGGCGACCAGGGCGATCTCACCCGCGCCGAACTCGACCGCCTCGCCGAGGCGAAGCGCCCCCTGGTCCGGCTGCGCGACCAGTGGGTCCTGGTCGATCCCGCCGAGGCCCGCCGGGCCCGCGCCCGCCAGGACCGGAAGATCGCGGCTGCGGACGCGCTGGCCGCCGTACTCACCGGGTCGGCGGAGATCGACGGCGAGCGGGTCGACGTGGAGGCCACCGGTCCGCTGGAGGGGCTGCGCGCGCGCCTCGCCGCCGACCCGCAGGAGGCCCCCGAGGCTCCCGACACCCCCGAGGCCTCCGGCGCGCCGCCGGAGTTGCGGGCCACCCTGCGCGACTACCAGCTGCGCGGTCTGCACTGGCTGGTCCGGATGACGTCGCTGGGCCTCGGTGCCTGCCTCGCCGACGACATGGGCCTCGGCAAGACCGTCACCCTCATCGCGCTCCACCTGCACCGCAACCGGCCCCAGGCCCCCGGCACCGACCCCGCCACCGCCGGGCCCACCCTGGTGGTGTGCCCCGCCTCACTGCTGGGCAACTGGCAGCGGGAGATCGAGAAGTTCGCCCCCGGCACCCCCGTACGCCGCTTCCACGGCCCGGGCCGCAGCCTCACCGGGCTCACCGAGCCCACCGGGCCCACCGGGCCCACCGGCGGGTTCGTCCTCACCACCTACGGCACCATGCGTGTGCACGCGCCCGAACTCGCCGCCATCCGCTGGGGCATGGTCGTGGCCGACGAGGCCCAGCACGTCAAGAACCCGCGTTCCGCCACCGCCAAGGCCCTGCGCACCATCCCCGCCCCGGCCCGCGTGGCTCTGACCGGCACCCCCGTCGAGAACGACCTGGCCGAGCTGTGGGCCATCCTCGACTGGACCACCCCCGGGGTCCTCGGCCGCCTCGGCGCCTTCCGCTCCCGCTACGCCGACCCCGTCGAGAGCGGCCGCGACCCGCAGGCCGCCGCCCGGCTGTCCGCGCTGGTGCGGCCGTTCCTGCTGCGCCGCAAGAAGTCCGACCCCGGTATCGCGCCCGAGCTGCCGCCCAAGACCGAGACCGACCACGCCGTCGCCCTCAGCCGCGAACAGACCTCGCTCTACGAGGCGGTCGTACGCGAGACCCTCGCCGCGATCTCGGAGGCCGACGGGATGGAGCGGCGCGGTCTGGTGGTCAAGCTGCTGACCTCGCTCAAACAGATCTGCAACCACCCGGCCCACTACCTGCGGGAGCACGGCCCGTCGGAACGCGGCGCCAAGGAGGCCGGTGGCGGCGCCGACCGCTCCGGAAAGCTGGAGCTGCTCGACGAACTCCTCGACACGATCCTGGCCGAGGGCGGCTCCGTCCTCGTCTTCACCCAGTACGTGGCGATGGCCAGGATCCTGGAGAAGCACCTGGCCGGCCGCGGGATCGCCTCGCAGTTCCTGCACGGCGGGACGCCGGTGCCGCGCCGTGAGGAGCTGGTCGACCGCTTCCAGGCGGGCGAGGTACCCGTCTTCCTGCTGTCCCTGAAGGCGGCCGGCACCGGGCTGAACCTCACCCGGGCCGGGCACGTCATCCACTTCGACCGCTGGTGGAACCCGGCCGTCGAGGAACAGGCCACCGACCGCGCCTACCGCATCGGCCAGACCCAGCCCGTACAGGTCCACCGGATCATCGCCGAAGGCACCGTCGAGGACCGGATCGCACAGCTCCTGGCACGCAAACGCGCCCTCGCCGACGCCGTCCTCGCGGGCGGCGAGGGCGCGCTGACCGAACTGACCGATGCCGAACTGGCCGAGCTCGTGGCGCTGCGCCCGGCCGCGCGCGGGGAGTGA